One part of the Brevundimonas sp. NIBR11 genome encodes these proteins:
- a CDS encoding folylpolyglutamate synthase/dihydrofolate synthase family protein translates to MDPVSERLRLRHPQKIDLSLDRMRTLCAVLGNPQDRLPPVIHVAGTNGKGSTIAFIRAMAEAAGLKVHVYTSPHLVRFNERIRLAGELISDEKLSAILDRIEAVKGVETTVFESTTAAAFVAMAETPADLAIIEVGLGGTLDATNVIERPLLSVIAPVDHDHAEFLGTELAGIAGEKAGILKAGARGLIARQSEEAMAVIAARASAAGVPLTVMGVDFDAWDERGGMVFQDQEQAFDLPAPALTGQHQVANAGLATAVALELGLSVEAIARGVAAANWPARMQRLSTGQYGEMARAAEAELWLDGGHNPHAGRALAEALAERQRKAPRPLALIVGMLANKDHGGFFEALRDSDAHVFTVGFEGAAAEPEALAAVARGHGLGAQAAESVEAALERALRLGAGRVVICGSLYLAGEVLGASEETWPR, encoded by the coding sequence ATGGATCCCGTCTCCGAACGCCTGCGTCTGCGCCACCCGCAGAAGATCGACCTGTCGCTGGACCGGATGCGGACGCTGTGCGCCGTGCTGGGCAATCCGCAGGACCGACTGCCGCCGGTGATTCACGTCGCCGGAACCAACGGCAAGGGCTCGACCATCGCCTTCATCCGCGCGATGGCGGAGGCGGCGGGGCTGAAAGTCCATGTCTACACCTCGCCGCATCTGGTGCGGTTCAACGAGCGGATCCGGCTGGCGGGGGAGTTGATCTCCGATGAAAAGCTGTCGGCCATCCTCGACCGCATCGAGGCGGTGAAGGGCGTAGAGACCACGGTGTTCGAAAGCACCACGGCCGCCGCTTTCGTGGCCATGGCCGAGACGCCGGCGGACCTCGCCATCATCGAGGTGGGCCTGGGCGGGACCCTGGACGCGACAAACGTCATCGAGCGGCCGCTGCTCAGCGTCATCGCGCCGGTGGACCATGACCACGCCGAGTTCCTGGGGACCGAGCTGGCCGGGATCGCGGGCGAGAAGGCGGGTATTCTCAAGGCCGGGGCGCGCGGGCTGATCGCGCGACAATCGGAGGAGGCGATGGCGGTGATCGCGGCCAGGGCTTCGGCGGCGGGCGTTCCTCTGACCGTTATGGGGGTGGATTTCGACGCCTGGGACGAGCGTGGCGGCATGGTCTTCCAGGATCAGGAACAGGCCTTCGACCTGCCGGCACCGGCGCTGACGGGGCAGCATCAGGTGGCCAACGCCGGCTTGGCGACGGCCGTGGCCCTGGAACTGGGTCTGTCGGTCGAGGCCATCGCGCGCGGGGTGGCCGCGGCGAACTGGCCGGCGCGGATGCAGCGGCTGTCGACCGGTCAGTATGGCGAGATGGCGCGCGCGGCGGAGGCCGAGCTGTGGCTGGACGGTGGGCACAATCCGCATGCCGGGCGAGCGCTGGCGGAGGCCTTGGCGGAGCGTCAGAGGAAGGCGCCGAGGCCGCTGGCCCTGATCGTCGGCATGCTGGCCAACAAGGATCACGGCGGGTTCTTCGAGGCGCTGAGAGACAGCGACGCCCATGTCTTCACCGTCGGCTTCGAAGGTGCTGCGGCGGAGCCGGAGGCGCTGGCGGCGGTGGCGCGCGGCCATGGGCTGGGGGCGCAGGCGGCCGAGAGCGTCGAGGCGGCGCTGGAGCGCGCGCTCAGGCTGGGCGCCGGTCGGGTAGTGATCTGCGGTTCGCTGTACCTGGCGGGCGAGGTGCTGGGGGCCAGCGAGGAGACCTGGCCCCGCTAG
- a CDS encoding acyl-CoA dehydrogenase family protein: MNVIDTPSPDFMLEEEITLFSDSVGKWIDEHAPPEAVQSWIANSTVPRELWNQAGEAGLLGLSMPEEDGGMGGDYRHEVVLMRQLGWKGADHFGISLHNAIVAPYIWHYGTEEQKKRWLPRLATGELVGAIAMTEPGAGSDLQGVKTTAVKSGNGYVVNGSKTFITNGQLANFIIVVAKTDPSQGSKGTSLIVVETDGAEGFERGRNLHKIGMEGNDTSELFFNDVHVPADNVIGGEEGRGFIQLMQQLPQERLNIAVQGIAAAERGLKETLEYVKGRKAFGKSILEFQNTQFKLAEVKTKLTVARVFVDHCIGLHLKGQLDATTASMAKYWVTDIQGEVLDEMLQLHGGYGYMNEYPIAQLYKDARVQRIYGGTNEIMKVLIARSL, translated from the coding sequence ATGAACGTCATCGACACCCCCTCCCCCGACTTCATGCTCGAGGAAGAGATCACCCTCTTCTCCGACAGCGTCGGCAAATGGATCGACGAGCACGCGCCGCCGGAAGCGGTCCAGAGCTGGATCGCCAACTCCACCGTTCCGCGCGAGCTGTGGAATCAGGCCGGCGAAGCCGGCCTGCTGGGCCTCTCCATGCCCGAGGAGGACGGCGGCATGGGCGGCGACTATCGCCACGAGGTCGTGCTGATGCGTCAGCTCGGCTGGAAGGGCGCGGACCATTTCGGCATCTCGCTGCACAACGCCATCGTCGCTCCCTATATCTGGCACTATGGCACCGAGGAGCAGAAGAAGCGCTGGCTGCCGCGTCTGGCCACCGGCGAACTGGTCGGCGCCATCGCCATGACCGAACCGGGCGCCGGCTCCGACCTGCAGGGAGTGAAGACCACCGCCGTCAAGTCCGGCAACGGCTATGTGGTGAACGGGTCCAAGACCTTCATCACCAACGGCCAGCTGGCCAACTTCATCATCGTCGTCGCCAAGACCGACCCGTCGCAGGGCTCGAAGGGCACGTCCCTGATCGTGGTCGAGACTGACGGCGCGGAAGGCTTCGAGCGCGGCCGCAACCTCCACAAGATCGGCATGGAGGGCAACGACACCTCCGAGCTCTTCTTCAACGATGTCCACGTCCCGGCCGACAACGTCATCGGCGGCGAGGAAGGCCGCGGCTTCATCCAACTGATGCAGCAGCTGCCCCAGGAGCGACTGAACATCGCCGTCCAGGGCATCGCCGCCGCCGAGCGTGGGCTCAAGGAAACCCTCGAATACGTCAAGGGCAGGAAGGCCTTCGGCAAGTCCATCCTGGAGTTCCAGAACACCCAGTTCAAACTGGCCGAGGTCAAGACCAAGCTGACCGTCGCCCGCGTCTTCGTCGACCACTGCATCGGCCTACACCTGAAGGGGCAGCTCGACGCCACAACCGCCTCCATGGCCAAATACTGGGTCACCGACATCCAGGGCGAGGTGCTGGACGAGATGCTCCAGCTGCATGGCGGCTACGGGTACATGAACGAGTACCCGATCGCCCAGCTGTACAAGGACGCCCGCGTCCAGCGCATCTATGGCGGCACCAACGAGATCATGAAGGTGCTGATCGCGCGCAGCCTGTAA
- the trpA gene encoding tryptophan synthase subunit alpha — protein MTTARIDARFAALKAEGRAGFVAYVMAGDPSREDALEILRGLPGAGTDIIELGFPFSDPMAEGPPIQRAALRGLKAGLTLKGTLDLAAAFRASDADTPLILMGYLNPIESYGYEAFARDAAAAGVDGCIVVDCPPEEADPLTDALDAAQVSLIRLATPTSDDARLEVIAQRTSGFVYYVSVAGVTGVKEAQSASVAPAVERVRRASNLPVAVGFGVKTPERAAEIARVADAVVAGSVLVDEVAAALDANEPAAPRVLSKVKALADAVRGARVKESV, from the coding sequence GTGACCACGGCCCGCATCGACGCCCGTTTCGCCGCACTCAAGGCCGAGGGCCGGGCCGGGTTCGTGGCCTATGTCATGGCCGGAGACCCCTCACGTGAGGACGCGCTGGAGATCCTGCGCGGTCTGCCGGGCGCGGGGACCGACATCATCGAACTGGGCTTCCCCTTCTCGGACCCGATGGCCGAGGGGCCGCCGATCCAGCGGGCGGCTTTACGCGGACTGAAGGCCGGACTGACGCTGAAGGGCACGCTCGATCTGGCCGCCGCCTTCCGGGCGAGCGACGCGGACACCCCCCTGATCCTGATGGGCTATCTCAATCCGATCGAGAGCTATGGCTATGAAGCCTTCGCGCGCGATGCGGCGGCTGCGGGGGTGGACGGCTGCATCGTCGTGGATTGCCCGCCGGAGGAGGCCGATCCGCTGACGGATGCGCTGGATGCGGCCCAGGTGTCGCTGATCCGGCTGGCGACGCCAACGTCGGACGACGCCCGTCTGGAAGTGATTGCGCAGCGGACATCAGGCTTCGTCTACTATGTCTCGGTCGCCGGCGTGACCGGTGTGAAGGAGGCGCAATCCGCCTCGGTCGCTCCGGCCGTCGAGCGGGTGCGCAGGGCGTCCAATCTGCCGGTCGCGGTCGGGTTTGGGGTCAAGACGCCGGAGCGGGCCGCCGAGATCGCGCGCGTCGCAGACGCCGTCGTGGCCGGCTCTGTTCTGGTCGACGAGGTCGCGGCGGCTCTGGACGCGAACGAACCGGCCGCCCCCCGCGTTCTGTCCAAGGTCAAGGCGCTCGCCGACGCGGTGCGGGGTGCGCGCGTGAAGGAAAGCGTCTAG
- a CDS encoding thiamine pyrophosphate-binding protein yields MTQPAGTAARRLVETLAINGVTRVFCVPGESYLAVLDALVDHPEIKVITCRHEAGAANMAEAYGKMTGRPGVCMVTRGPGATHASIGVHTARQDSTPMILFVGQIALTDRGRGAFQEVDYREVFGGLAKWATELESPDRTVEIVERAFATAQQGRMGPVVIALPEDILHEPGGPAPQPTPIIPARAGLDPAFLEELQDWLAKAERPLLVLGGSGWTEEAAAAIGDWSERLGLPVALSFRRKDILSNDRSNYAGDLGLGCNPELMKRAKDADLLIALGARLGENPTQGYTLFTRDETAHKLVHIHPGPEELGRVWRPLISAVADNSLAALALSTLEPGRTWHDAAKAAHDHYQAFSTPVSVTGAVNMSECMAHLGEVLPPTAIVTNGAGNFAAWLHRFYRHRACRTQLAPTSGAMGYGYPAAIAAKSLQPGREVICVAGDGDFMMTGQELATAVQHGINTIVILVDNGTYGTIRMHQEGHYPRRVIATDLKNPDFVKYAEAFGAFAIRCETTADFPAALQAARDAAKDRPALVHLITSAEDIAPNRTITGLRNK; encoded by the coding sequence ATGACCCAGCCCGCCGGAACCGCCGCCCGCCGCCTCGTCGAAACCCTCGCGATCAACGGCGTGACCCGCGTCTTCTGCGTGCCGGGCGAGAGCTATCTGGCCGTGCTGGACGCCCTGGTCGACCATCCGGAAATAAAGGTCATCACCTGCCGCCACGAGGCCGGCGCCGCCAACATGGCCGAGGCCTACGGCAAGATGACCGGCAGGCCCGGCGTCTGCATGGTCACGCGCGGACCGGGCGCGACCCATGCTTCCATCGGGGTGCACACGGCGCGTCAGGACTCCACGCCGATGATCCTGTTCGTCGGCCAGATCGCCCTGACCGACCGGGGCCGCGGCGCCTTCCAGGAGGTGGACTACCGCGAGGTCTTCGGCGGCCTCGCCAAATGGGCCACCGAACTTGAGAGCCCCGACCGCACCGTCGAGATCGTCGAACGCGCCTTCGCCACGGCCCAACAGGGTCGCATGGGTCCGGTCGTCATCGCCCTGCCCGAAGACATCCTGCATGAACCCGGCGGCCCCGCACCGCAGCCCACCCCAATAATTCCTGCTCGCGCGGGTCTGGACCCGGCGTTTCTCGAGGAGCTGCAGGATTGGCTTGCGAAGGCTGAACGCCCCCTGCTGGTGCTTGGCGGCTCCGGCTGGACCGAGGAGGCCGCCGCCGCCATCGGCGACTGGTCCGAGCGTCTGGGCCTGCCCGTCGCCCTGTCGTTCCGCCGAAAGGACATCCTGTCCAATGACCGCTCGAACTATGCGGGCGACCTCGGCCTCGGCTGCAATCCCGAGCTGATGAAGCGGGCCAAAGACGCCGACCTCCTGATCGCTCTCGGCGCCCGGCTCGGCGAGAACCCGACCCAGGGCTACACCCTGTTCACCCGCGACGAGACGGCCCACAAGCTGGTCCACATCCACCCCGGCCCGGAGGAGTTGGGTCGGGTCTGGAGGCCGCTGATCAGCGCCGTCGCCGACAACAGCCTCGCCGCCCTCGCCTTGTCGACGCTGGAGCCCGGCCGCACCTGGCATGACGCCGCCAAGGCCGCCCACGACCACTATCAGGCCTTCTCGACCCCCGTTTCGGTCACGGGCGCGGTCAACATGTCGGAGTGTATGGCCCACCTCGGCGAGGTGCTGCCGCCGACCGCCATCGTCACCAACGGTGCCGGCAACTTCGCCGCCTGGCTGCACCGCTTTTATCGTCACCGCGCCTGCCGCACCCAGCTGGCTCCGACTTCAGGCGCCATGGGCTACGGATACCCGGCCGCCATCGCCGCCAAGTCCCTACAGCCCGGGCGCGAGGTGATCTGCGTCGCCGGCGACGGCGACTTCATGATGACCGGTCAGGAACTGGCCACCGCCGTCCAGCACGGCATCAACACCATCGTCATCCTGGTCGACAACGGGACCTACGGCACCATTCGCATGCACCAGGAGGGTCATTATCCCCGCCGCGTCATCGCCACCGACCTGAAGAACCCGGACTTCGTCAAATACGCCGAAGCCTTCGGCGCCTTCGCCATCCGCTGCGAGACCACCGCCGACTTCCCAGCCGCGCTGCAGGCCGCCCGCGACGCCGCCAAGGATCGGCCCGCTCTGGTGCATCTGATCACCTCGGCCGAGGACATCGCGCCGAACCGCACGATCACGGGGCTGCGGAACAAATGA
- the accD gene encoding acetyl-CoA carboxylase, carboxyltransferase subunit beta — protein MADKNPPKAPQEKRGGWLSRFAPGVRKIVSRRDTPDNLWVKDPDSGEMLYRSDLEAAQWVTPSGRHMRINATQRLKYTFDNGQYEPIASPDVVEDPLKFSDGKSYRDRLSAARKATGSKDAMSIGFGRIAGTEAVVVVQDFAFMGGSLGMAAGEGFIAAARAAIERGVPLVCFTAAGGARMQEGALSLMQMARSTLAVQELKDAQLPYVVVLTDPTTGGVTASYAMLGDIHLAEPGALIGFAGPRVIETTIREKLPPGFQRSEYLQEKGMVDRVVARADLPETLGKLLSMLMGGKRLAA, from the coding sequence ATGGCTGACAAGAATCCCCCCAAGGCCCCTCAGGAAAAGCGCGGCGGCTGGCTGAGCCGGTTCGCGCCCGGCGTCCGCAAGATCGTCAGCAGGCGCGACACGCCGGACAATCTGTGGGTCAAGGACCCGGATTCGGGCGAGATGCTGTACCGGTCCGACCTGGAGGCCGCCCAGTGGGTGACGCCGTCCGGCCGGCACATGCGCATCAATGCGACCCAGCGGCTGAAATACACCTTCGACAACGGGCAATATGAGCCGATCGCTTCGCCCGACGTGGTCGAGGACCCGCTGAAATTCTCGGACGGCAAGTCCTATCGCGATCGCCTGTCGGCGGCGCGCAAGGCGACCGGATCGAAGGACGCCATGTCTATCGGTTTCGGCCGGATCGCCGGGACGGAGGCCGTGGTCGTGGTGCAGGACTTCGCCTTCATGGGCGGGTCGCTGGGCATGGCCGCCGGTGAAGGCTTCATCGCCGCCGCCCGCGCCGCCATCGAGCGCGGCGTGCCCCTGGTCTGCTTCACCGCCGCCGGCGGCGCCCGGATGCAGGAGGGCGCGCTAAGCCTGATGCAGATGGCGCGGTCGACCCTGGCGGTGCAGGAGCTGAAAGACGCGCAACTGCCCTACGTGGTGGTCCTGACCGATCCCACGACCGGCGGGGTGACGGCCAGCTACGCCATGCTGGGCGACATCCATCTGGCCGAGCCGGGCGCCCTGATCGGCTTCGCCGGACCGCGCGTGATCGAGACCACCATCCGCGAGAAGCTGCCGCCGGGCTTCCAGCGGTCGGAGTACCTGCAGGAGAAGGGCATGGTCGACCGCGTCGTCGCTCGCGCCGACCTGCCAGAGACCCTGGGCAAGCTGCTGTCGATGCTGATGGGCGGGAAGCGTCTGGCGGCCTAG
- a CDS encoding entericidin A/B family lipoprotein — translation MKKIITLSLVAAALAVSACNTVSGVGRDVSAAGNAVTSGAEQAKN, via the coding sequence ATGAAAAAGATCATCACCCTATCCTTGGTCGCCGCCGCTCTGGCCGTTTCGGCCTGCAACACCGTGTCGGGCGTCGGCCGCGACGTCTCGGCCGCCGGCAACGCCGTGACCTCGGGCGCGGAGCAGGCCAAGAACTAG
- a CDS encoding DoxX family protein has protein sequence MTARSVLRTLLAIAFATAGGLHLLFPEPFVDITPDWVPMAFEVVRLTGVAEIAGALGLMSPRTRRWAAIALALYCVCVFPANINHAVIDLDRVRPLLGWAYHGPRLLLQPVIVWACLWAGNVIAWPFRRSA, from the coding sequence GTGACCGCTCGATCCGTTCTTCGCACGCTGCTCGCCATCGCTTTCGCGACGGCCGGGGGGCTTCATCTGCTGTTTCCCGAACCCTTCGTCGACATCACACCCGACTGGGTTCCCATGGCGTTCGAAGTCGTGCGACTGACCGGCGTCGCAGAGATCGCCGGCGCCCTTGGACTGATGAGTCCCCGCACACGGCGTTGGGCCGCGATCGCGCTGGCGCTCTATTGCGTCTGCGTCTTCCCTGCCAACATCAACCATGCCGTCATCGACCTGGACAGGGTCCGCCCCCTGCTCGGCTGGGCCTATCACGGTCCGCGTCTGCTGCTTCAGCCGGTGATCGTCTGGGCCTGTCTCTGGGCCGGCAACGTCATCGCTTGGCCCTTTCGGCGGAGCGCCTAG
- a CDS encoding C39 family peptidase, protein MLSRRLILGGGAALAATGCDRAVDAQTRATQRVELAVDHIGQEAMMAVPTAASMILHYYGDPRPPRELKSLAAGKTYDEALPFNDFTVTLYDDLLRGMDRLGYGWTERRYPATAQGLDQGLRAITESLADGRPVLADVSVPEGHAFVIRGFDAGSRELHIVDPKAPAPGRFTLTYPAFGEVWNESAYGRSGRYLILTRPRTA, encoded by the coding sequence ATGCTTTCCAGACGTCTCATCCTCGGCGGCGGCGCGGCCTTGGCGGCCACGGGGTGCGACCGCGCGGTCGACGCCCAGACGCGCGCGACCCAGCGCGTCGAACTGGCCGTCGATCACATTGGCCAGGAGGCGATGATGGCCGTCCCCACGGCCGCCTCCATGATCCTGCACTACTACGGCGACCCCCGTCCGCCGCGCGAGCTGAAGTCCCTAGCCGCCGGCAAGACCTATGACGAGGCCCTGCCGTTCAACGACTTCACGGTCACCCTCTACGACGACCTGCTGCGCGGCATGGACCGGCTGGGCTATGGCTGGACCGAGCGCCGCTACCCCGCGACGGCTCAGGGGCTGGATCAGGGCCTGCGCGCCATCACCGAATCCCTCGCGGACGGCCGGCCTGTGCTCGCCGACGTCAGCGTGCCCGAGGGCCATGCCTTCGTCATCCGGGGCTTCGACGCCGGATCCCGGGAACTCCACATCGTCGACCCCAAGGCCCCGGCGCCCGGTCGCTTCACCCTGACCTACCCCGCCTTCGGCGAGGTCTGGAACGAGAGCGCCTACGGCCGCTCGGGTCGGTATCTGATCCTGACCCGTCCCCGAACGGCATAA
- the trpB gene encoding tryptophan synthase subunit beta, with the protein MNAILPNTYSMPDAEGRFGPYGGRFVAETLMPLVLELNDAYEAAKADPSFQAELDDYLTHYVGRPSPLYHAERLSAHHGGADIWFKRDELNHTGAHKINNCMGQILVAMRMGKKRIIAETGAGQHGVATATVCARFGLQCVVYMGATDVERQSPNVFRMKLLGAEVVPVTSGRGTLKDAMNEAMRDWVTNVEDTYYLIGTAAGPHPYPAMVRDFQSVIGKETRIQMLARKEKLPDAVVAAIGGGSNAIGLFHPFIDDAGVRMIGIEAAGRGLDGPDHAASIQGGRPGVLHGNRTYLLQDADGQIVEGHSISAGLDYPGIGPEHAWLKDIGRAEYRTATDAEALEAFQLCSKLEGIIPALEPSHALARIGEIAHEVGKGGDVVLNMCGRGDKDIFAVAKHLGVEL; encoded by the coding sequence GTGAACGCCATCCTTCCCAATACCTATTCCATGCCGGACGCGGAGGGCCGTTTCGGTCCCTACGGCGGGCGGTTCGTGGCCGAGACCCTGATGCCGCTCGTTCTGGAGCTGAACGACGCTTACGAGGCGGCCAAGGCCGATCCGAGCTTCCAGGCCGAGTTGGACGACTATCTGACCCACTACGTCGGGCGGCCGAGCCCGCTGTATCACGCCGAACGGCTGTCGGCGCACCACGGCGGGGCGGACATCTGGTTCAAGCGCGACGAGCTGAACCACACGGGCGCGCACAAGATCAACAACTGCATGGGCCAGATCCTGGTCGCCATGCGGATGGGCAAGAAGCGCATTATCGCCGAAACAGGCGCTGGCCAGCACGGGGTGGCGACGGCGACCGTCTGCGCCCGCTTCGGCCTGCAATGCGTCGTGTACATGGGCGCGACGGACGTCGAGCGGCAGTCGCCGAACGTCTTCCGCATGAAGCTGCTCGGCGCCGAAGTGGTGCCGGTGACCTCGGGCCGCGGCACGCTGAAGGACGCGATGAACGAGGCGATGCGTGACTGGGTCACCAACGTCGAGGACACCTACTATCTGATCGGCACGGCGGCGGGGCCGCACCCCTATCCGGCCATGGTGCGCGACTTCCAGTCGGTGATCGGCAAGGAGACGCGCATCCAGATGCTCGCCCGCAAGGAAAAGCTGCCGGACGCGGTGGTCGCGGCCATCGGCGGCGGATCGAACGCCATCGGCCTGTTCCACCCCTTCATCGACGATGCGGGCGTTCGGATGATCGGGATCGAGGCGGCGGGACGCGGGCTGGACGGCCCGGACCATGCGGCCTCGATCCAGGGCGGTCGGCCGGGCGTGCTGCACGGCAACCGCACCTATCTGCTGCAGGACGCCGACGGGCAGATCGTGGAAGGCCATTCGATCTCGGCCGGCCTCGACTATCCGGGCATCGGGCCGGAGCACGCCTGGCTGAAGGACATCGGTCGGGCTGAGTATCGCACGGCTACGGATGCGGAGGCGCTCGAAGCCTTCCAGCTGTGCTCGAAGCTGGAGGGGATCATCCCGGCCCTGGAGCCCAGCCACGCCCTGGCGCGCATCGGCGAGATCGCTCACGAGGTCGGCAAGGGCGGCGACGTGGTGCTCAATATGTGCGGGCGGGGCGACAAGGACATCTTCGCCGTGGCGAAGCATCTGGGCGTGGAGCTTTAG
- a CDS encoding glutamate--cysteine ligase, translating into MTDQTPLSFDDLVGVMSKGIKPKSDWRVGAEHEKFGFDKSTLRRPTYEGPNGILAMLTGLQRFGWSPVEEAGHVIALERKNSEGFTASISLEPGGQFELSGAPLHTIHDICSETGQHLMEVKMVADELNLGFLGAGFDPKWRREDIPVMPKGRYDIMRSYMPKRGGLGLDMMLRTCTIQANLDFDSEADMVSKFRTSLALQPIGTALFACSPFTEGRPNGFLSARANVWTDTDPDRTGMLNFVFQDGFGFETYANYALDVPMYFAKRGERYIDASGQSFRDFLDGRLPALPGERPTLKDWGDHLTTLFPEVRLKQYLEMRGSDGGPWSRICALPALWTGIFYDAPSLAAAWDLCKDWDIEDHERLRRDVTRLGLRAEVAGRSVRDIAVDMVAIAKQGLKNRARFSGGMVDERGYLAELEDIADSGITPAERMLDLYHGEWKGDVDRIYRDFAY; encoded by the coding sequence ATGACTGATCAGACGCCGCTTTCCTTCGACGACCTGGTCGGCGTCATGTCCAAGGGCATCAAGCCGAAGTCCGATTGGCGCGTCGGGGCCGAGCACGAGAAATTCGGTTTCGACAAATCCACCCTGCGCCGCCCGACCTATGAGGGCCCCAACGGCATCCTGGCCATGCTGACGGGCCTGCAGCGCTTCGGCTGGTCGCCGGTCGAGGAGGCCGGCCACGTCATCGCCCTGGAGCGCAAGAACAGCGAGGGTTTCACCGCCTCCATCTCGCTCGAACCCGGCGGCCAGTTCGAACTCTCCGGCGCCCCGCTCCACACCATCCACGACATCTGCTCCGAGACCGGCCAGCACCTGATGGAGGTGAAGATGGTGGCCGATGAGCTCAACCTCGGCTTCCTCGGCGCCGGCTTCGATCCGAAATGGCGGCGCGAAGACATCCCCGTCATGCCCAAGGGCCGCTACGACATTATGCGGTCCTATATGCCCAAGAGGGGCGGGCTCGGCCTCGACATGATGCTGCGCACCTGCACCATCCAGGCCAATCTGGACTTCGATTCCGAAGCCGACATGGTGTCGAAGTTCCGCACCAGTCTCGCGCTTCAGCCCATCGGCACCGCGCTATTCGCCTGTAGTCCGTTCACGGAAGGCAGGCCCAACGGCTTCCTGTCCGCCCGCGCCAATGTCTGGACCGACACCGATCCCGACCGCACCGGCATGCTGAACTTCGTTTTCCAGGACGGCTTCGGCTTCGAGACCTACGCCAACTATGCGCTCGACGTTCCGATGTATTTCGCCAAGCGAGGCGAGCGGTACATCGACGCCTCGGGCCAGTCGTTCCGCGATTTCCTGGACGGCCGGCTGCCCGCCCTGCCCGGCGAGCGGCCGACGCTGAAGGACTGGGGCGATCACCTGACCACCCTGTTCCCCGAGGTCCGTCTGAAACAGTACCTCGAGATGCGCGGCTCGGACGGCGGCCCCTGGAGCCGCATCTGCGCCCTGCCCGCCCTGTGGACCGGCATCTTCTACGACGCACCCTCGCTGGCCGCCGCCTGGGACCTCTGCAAGGACTGGGACATCGAGGACCACGAGCGGCTGCGTCGCGACGTGACCAGGCTGGGCCTCCGCGCGGAGGTCGCCGGCCGATCCGTCCGCGACATCGCCGTCGACATGGTCGCCATCGCCAAACAGGGGCTGAAGAACCGCGCCCGCTTCTCGGGCGGCATGGTGGACGAGCGCGGCTATTTGGCCGAACTGGAAGACATCGCTGACAGCGGGATCACTCCGGCCGAGCGAATGCTCGACCTCTACCACGGCGAGTGGAAGGGCGACGTCGACCGCATCTATCGCGACTTCGCCTACTGA
- a CDS encoding 16S rRNA (uracil(1498)-N(3))-methyltransferase, with protein MIRLHVPQPLSAGAAIAPTLDQSRYLTQVMRLKAGDPLLVFNGEDGEWRVTVAEVLKKGVVLRAEAQVRAQAHGPDLELIVAVVKKARVETIVEKAAELGAARVRLVITQRTNADRIRLDRLDAIAEEAAEQTGRMDVPPVDDPIKLDAILDVWDASRRLMFCDETGGAPVASAVTESGSWAILIGPEGGFSPEERERLRALPFTTAVSLGPRILRADTAAIAAMTLWQAAVGDWER; from the coding sequence ATGATCCGCCTTCACGTCCCCCAGCCTCTGTCCGCCGGCGCGGCGATCGCGCCCACGCTCGACCAGTCCCGCTATCTCACCCAGGTCATGCGGTTGAAGGCCGGCGACCCTCTCCTCGTGTTCAACGGCGAGGACGGCGAGTGGCGCGTCACGGTCGCCGAGGTGCTCAAGAAGGGCGTCGTCCTGCGCGCCGAGGCACAGGTGCGGGCCCAGGCCCACGGTCCCGACCTCGAGCTGATCGTCGCCGTTGTGAAGAAGGCCCGCGTCGAGACCATCGTCGAGAAGGCCGCCGAACTCGGCGCGGCCCGCGTCCGCCTCGTCATCACCCAGCGCACCAACGCCGACCGCATCCGCCTCGATCGCCTCGACGCCATCGCCGAGGAGGCCGCCGAACAGACCGGCCGCATGGACGTGCCGCCCGTTGACGACCCAATCAAGCTCGACGCGATCCTGGACGTCTGGGACGCGTCCCGTCGCCTGATGTTCTGCGACGAGACCGGGGGCGCCCCGGTCGCCTCGGCCGTCACCGAATCCGGCTCCTGGGCCATCCTGATCGGTCCCGAAGGCGGCTTCTCACCGGAAGAACGCGAGCGGTTGCGGGCCCTGCCCTTCACCACTGCCGTGTCGCTGGGCCCCCGCATCCTGCGCGCCGACACCGCCGCCATCGCCGCCATGACGCTGTGGCAGGCCGCCGTCGGCGACTGGGAACGCTAG